The proteins below come from a single Jaculus jaculus isolate mJacJac1 chromosome 12, mJacJac1.mat.Y.cur, whole genome shotgun sequence genomic window:
- the Letm2 gene encoding LETM1 domain-containing protein LETM2, mitochondrial isoform X2, which yields MAFYSYNSVLAIFWTRFPSHFVCSACTPYFPSLAFLHVPEPHLSKTYMKNYGSRKYSYPSQSSNKILHLQTRLTQKLHTSTCWLQKVPDKRQPEKTPGNSKVTNPQPTEETGTKIKEGKKSLSQKIMDELKYYYNGFYLLWLDTKVAIRMVWKLLHGQVLTRRERRRVGKNHL from the exons atggccTTCTACAGCTATAATTCAGTATTAGCTATTTTCTGGACAAG GTTCCCTAGCCATTTTGTCTGTTCTGCCTGCACCCCTTACTTCCCATCACTTGCATTTCTTcatgtgccagagcctcattTAAGTAAGACCTATATGAAAAACTATGGAAGCAGGAAGTACTCCTATCCCAGTCAGTCAAGCAATAAAATTCTTCACTTACAGACTAGACTAACACAAAAGCTACACACATCCACTTGCTGGCTACAAAAGGTACCTGATAAACGTCAGCCGGAGAAAACCCCAGGAAATTCAAAGGTGACAAACCCTCAGCCCACAGAAGAAACTGGAACAAagattaaagaaggaaagaaatcttTGTCACAAAAAATCATGGATGAACTTAAGTATTATTACAAtggattttatttactttggctTGACACTAAAGTTGCTATCCGAATGGTTTGGAAGCTGCTGCATGGACAAGTGCTGACCAGGCGAGAGAGGCGGAGGGTAGGCAAGAATCATCTCTGA